One Lucilia cuprina isolate Lc7/37 chromosome 4, ASM2204524v1, whole genome shotgun sequence DNA segment encodes these proteins:
- the LOC111680576 gene encoding E3 ubiquitin-protein ligase hyd isoform X3 has translation MASMQFVLQPLPGTDEQFIDRLREVSDKVNKFGFGTHRIFEQLKIPVKEVVIGPNHIGVLLEDGKAFRVAFSINTERLDLSKNDSSKSGNNTTNASNNSKASAPSSSRQLARSRARLMRTTGRSSSGGQGSGSRSTGVIIGGSSSSRPLVTVPATYVPEELISQAEVVLQGKSRNLIIRELQRTNLDVNLAVNNLLSRDDEDAEDTEEGGDNYVPEDLISLLDNGFHGDNNSVIIDPSDGLFTEEIFSNYSSIRNLLFDRIRSERNQSNAGSSDSNQTRASGSGSNVLTGASSLSAQISSVSAEREAFSRWRDRQCYVPRRWLNKDDYVWDKEGDAKKKDPSSMSSPIWISEELQPWPDKNNTLKFKKIAAIYSEFIAISDVGELHQWRWADPEPYKSEVENIFHPKTITLNLTEKIELISANFIRCTVVTESNRVATWMDEQLGYIGAKLEHAATSFSEFVMDPIVSVNVCSLFTAVRTENSNVYWWGVLPFDQRRYLWEKYRNKAKKPFKAVASDISVGTQVIMKKCPKYQTGSIGFTCANGVPKVGQLLNSVWDPNDFCRFKIINVTSVPCNDKTQLSGTSPSTSTATLTLDKEITKPLTGQSSSSSKSSSSNKETTDRIDMPPPPSPASSTCSDTGSVTSHKRTKRMATKDDNVDAKNDEELWQLKDVVFVEDKIGPIGKVLKVDGEFVAVRFPVTSAQSPMAATTSASSSAGGTVPTEGKEDDWQQCRLLRREDVQVYKTAMTSRGPDWLQKQPKKINISHGSDPSAFQLLSLAVDLRGIHVVKKLGNKLHYSLYNLYNSKQEQNCQFPTDSSSFIGSSPNNISMICNNDCSGNTSTIILRDGNRALYPMAKDCVGSIKDPQWFDLSPVKTVAMTTISLASSLNSSNQKSKVCMTALLFESQKVMPHILRCDVKNAFAALNRLEKEDRNDILAVLEERCDGARNIFHACTIMCSPTTNKDTDEKKTTNFTGITSRSSPAATSVFSTNVSAVIENASAGASVSNVAPSTSAFPSVSSAMTNTSASSSTREGRTVSLREMMTRLINTDMEQSTSSGGNTASGTANVEESNVYMAPWTIESNTNSSSASINDVVMANSAEEDISKIIAGCSNSSTMKLSSPNYVFDPIQRRENATLILQHMCSSPALRPYLYQLLSSKDAQGQTPFMLAVYSRAYEAGLIILNTILTLSEKDTAMKDAMIFPPGSPPDQSPLHVICYNDTCSFTWTGADHINQNIFECKTCGLTDSLCCCTECARVCHKGHDCKLKRTSPTAYCDCWEKCKCKALIAGNQNKRFALLCKLASCTDLVTKFNSKGESILLFLIQTVGRQAVEQRQYRANARVRNVGGNAGTSSNGSTSARKSSTSIDLDVNMPDHDLEPPKFARRALERLLIDWHAVRAMIMTGAEKCENTPQQPPNSIDGASAENYNIYLQNQNGSTLLDKFTHNIFVKCSSDHLDTLLMTLVREMQNDSVADRMEDAEIVARRFVRSVARVFVIFNMEKFPNPERRKSLSMPHKHIQSCVKVFQTLHKLAIQELCEVSEALIAPVRLGVVRPTAPFISSSNMDNSDDLFSVEPLAPSSTVESVIETSAVHEANSEQAAGFNFQPNYGIDGIGIIALRDASESEETPNREVGANNQDEDILEASRNEEGIQDDESDNEYTFNEPETESDSDDNQSNQDAQRSVQTGATVGSETDESGDSSPQEEEGSEDGETDDHDDDEFTYADHQLERRSANSNNRSDLAPQSMQWAIRSRDTARSSVRMPAGSSLVFIDPMALRRSTVPASTAVAAPPQEQHTMATTSSNLARAFGIIVRQISELLSSLAYNIMNEIETSLKIQPEEATQLQEFVEKCLKPTWDWMFSVMDSTEAQLKFGAYLTNYTDPTHPLHPLNLTAQNNTNQQNNSGSSTASSVGINIMASTSRRDFFTYCLSLMRAHTSEHRDALPVLDITALRHIAYVLDGFIYYMRNDTNFYEKNEGIQSSSLHANENDDTDDELSNITSDDPYGDVGGAGSSLNVAGSSGTSRRHVFFARSDSTLSLGCLAPDGFDLPLDVAIPLADKPHLLQPNSKRQDLFANLPLIVSPTENMAHSSGESSSNTLDYPPTKLGFSSYSSRRAAQSSPNTSMEIINTMEDDDIEDDNDDVHNVNQLPKASCSASFRVISDSSSGTGSLESNTGVGGNVYLQLKKKQYADDPKSLPENQEKLDDQDNMDVDSGSVNDIIEKTQTDHSNATQTGVIATRPDVIIVPQKTLRGNESDLMLQSSSTGFSSSSSMVRSVIVRAGGGSNSSLKTQDEASTSQKSKMPFLSIDDSAKNMIMGRSARITSFMFPARGQHFCQKFDSNDSSPSWNFLLGRWKLTLDLFGRVFMDDVGMEHGSVLPELRGFPVKEMRFRRHMEKLRNGQQRDLIFCKLERNRDSLIIQTFKELNTQFGSQNRRVHPPLTFNRVKVTFKDEPGEGSGVARSFYTSISEALLASSKMPNLESVQSGNISGKYGVPFSSILRNRGASSRDGPTLQRRGTGSKILWRTARERKALNYEARPYIPVSNNSDISGDNPNEHLSMHLQQLGERLYPKIYSLNTANASKITGMLLEIPTPQLLSILSSEEMLRQKVNEALDIIAFKQKSESSSSSSSAAQSKKMNPVVLLEPCHVEDNDPLFYMPGKRGFYTPRQGYGSFERINAFRNIGRLIGLCLLQNELLPLFLQRHVLKYILGRKIKFHDLAFFDPFIYESFRQLIQNSQTEDGEEAIIRMELFFVIDLMKEEGGGSVELIPGGREVQVTSQNLFDYIRRYTEYRLIKAQEKALEAIRDGVFDVLPDNCMQSLTAEDLRLLLNGVGDINVTTLISYTTFNDESSEGSDKLLKFKRWFWSIVEKMNTLERQDLVYFWTGSPALPASEEGFQPLPSVTIRPADDTHLPTANTCISRLYIPLYSSKSILRSKLLLAIKSKNFGFV, from the exons actACGGGAAGTTTCTGATAAAGTAAATAAGTTTGGATTTGGAACACATCGTATATTTGAGCAACTTAAAATTCCAGTAAAGGAAGTCGTAATTGGACCAAATCATATTGGCGTCCTATTAGAAGATGGTAAAGCATTTCGTGTTGCATTTTCTATTAATACCGAACGTCTAGATCTAAGTAAAAATGATTCTTCAAAAag TGGCAACAACACTACGAATGCGTCAAATAATTCTAAAGCATCAGCTCCATCATCGTCGCGTCAGTTAGCTCGTTCCCGAGCACGTCTCATGCGAACAACAGGTAGATCAAGTTCTGGTGGTCAGGGATCGGGGTCTAGAAGCACTGGCGTAATAATTGGAGGTAGTTCTTCAAGTCGACCGCTTGTGACAGTTCCAGCCACATATGTTCCTGAAGAACTGATTTCGCAGGCAGAAGTTGTACTTCAAGGAAAAAgtagaaatttaattataagGGAACTACaa cgCACAAATTTAGATGTGAATTTGGCGGTTAATAATTTACTGTCACGTGATGATGAAGATGCCGAGGACACTGAAGAAGGGGGTGATAATTATGTTCCCGAAGATTTAATATCTTTGTTAGATAATGGGTTTCATGGAGACAACAATAGTGTAATAATCGATCCATCTGATGGGCTCTTCACAGAAGAAATATTTAGTAACTATTCAAGCATAAGAAA TTTATTATTTGATCGCATACGTAGCGAACGTAATCAGTCAAATGCGGGGTCTTCCGATAGTAATCAAACTAGAGCATCTGGATCGGGAAGCAATGTTTTAACTGGAGCTAGCAGTTTGTCTGCGCAGATTTCATCAGTTAGTGCAGAAAGAGAAGCTTTCAGTCGTTGGCGAGATCGACAGTGTTATGTACCTCGTCGGTGGCTTAACAAAGATGATTATGTTTGGGATAAAGAAGGAG aTGCAAAAAAGAAGGATCCCTCATCTATGAGTTCCCCGATTTGGATTTCAGAAGAGTTGCAACCGTGGCCggataaaaataatacattaaaatttaaaaagattgcTGCAATATATTCAGAATTTATTGCAATTTCTGATGTTGGAGAACTTCATCAGTGGCGCTGGGCTGACCCAGAACCATATAAATCAGAG gttgaaaatatttttcatcccAAAACTATAACTCTCAATTTAACGGAGAAAATTGAATTGATCTCTGCTAACTTTATTCGTTGCACAGTGGTAACTGAAAGCAATCGGGTCGCAACTTGGATGGATGAACAATTAGGGTATATTGGAGCCAAGTTAGAACATGCTGCTACATCGTTTAGTGAGTTTGTTATGGATCCAATAGTTTCAGTGAATGTTTGTTCCTTGTTTACGGCAGTGCGTACTGAAAATAGCAATGTGTATTGGTGGGGTGTCCTACCTTTCGACCAACGTCGATATTTATGGGAAAAATATCGCAATAAAGCCAAGAAACCTTTTAAGGCTGTTGCCTCGGACATTAGCGTAGGCACTCAGGTTATTATGAAAAAGTGTCCAAAATATCAGACAGGTTCAATTGGATTTACCTGTGCAAATGGCGTTCCCAAGGTTGGTCAGTTGCTCAATTCCGTTTGGGATCCGAATGATTTTTGTAGGTTCAAGATTATTAATGTAACTTCAGTACCATGCAACGACAAAACACAACTATCAGGCACCAGCCCTTCAACAAGTACCGCCACACTTACTTTAGATAAAGAAATTACTAAGCCATTGACGGGACAAAGTTCGAGTTCCTCAAAAAGTAGTTCTTCAAATAAAGAGACTACAGATAGAATCGATATGCCACCACCACCTTCCCCGGCGTCAAGTACATGCAGTGATACAGGAAGTGTAACTTCTCATAAAAGAACTAAACGCATGGCCACCAAAGATGACAACGTCGATGCCAAAAACGATGAAGAACTGTGGCAATTGAAAGATGTTGTATTCGTTGAGGATAAAATTGGTCCAATCGGTAAAGTCCTTAAAGTGGATGGTGAATTTGTTGCCGTTAGATTTCCTGTAACATCGGCACAATCGCCAATGGCTGCTACCACATCTGCGTCTTCTTCAGCAGGAGGAACGGTGCCAACTGAAGGTAAGGAGGACGATTGGCAGCAATGTCGTTTACTTCGGCGTGAAGATGTTCAAGTCTATAAAACAGCGATGACTTCAAGAGGCCCTGATTGGCTCCAAAAGCAgccgaaaaaaataaatattagtcaTGGAAGTGACCCTTCTGCATTCCAGTTACTTTCACTCGCTGTAGACTTGAGGGGCATACATGTTGTAAAGAAGCTCGGTAacaaactacactatagtctttacAACCTTTACAACAgtaaacaagaacaaaattgcCAGTTTCCAACAGACAGTAGCTCCTTCATTGGATCGTCTCCCAACAACATTTCAATGATTTGTAATAATGATTGCAGCGGTAATACTAGTACAATTATACTACGCGATGGTAACCGAGCATTATATCCAATGGCCAAAGATTGTGTTGGTTCAATAAAAGATCCCCAATGGTTTGATCTATCTCCAGTAAAGACGGTGGCAATGACGACAATTTCTTTGGCTTCGTCATTAAACAGCAGTAATCAAAAATCGAAAGTTTGTATGACAGCGCTGTTATTTGAATCGCAAAAAGTGATGCCGCATATTTTGCGTTGTGATGTAAAAAACGCATTTGCAGCTTTGAATCGATTAGAAAAGGAAGATCGAAATGACATCTTAGCTGTTTTAGAAGAACGATGCGATGGAGCTCGGAATATTTTCCACGCATGCACAATTATGTGTTCACCAACTACGAACAAAGACACAGATGAAAAGAAAACCACAAACTTTACGGGTATAACATCGCGTTCATCTCCAGCTGCTACATCTGTATTTTCCACAAATGTTTCCGCTGTTATAGAAAATGCGTCGGCTGGTGCATCAGTCTCTAATGTTGCACCTTCAACATCTGCTTTTCCTAGCGTTTCGTCAGCTATGACTAACACTTCGGCCTCTTCTTCAACGCGTGAGGGCCGTACAGTAAGTTTGCGTGAGATGATGACTCGTTTAATAAACACAGACATGGAGCAATCGACTTCAAGTGGTGGGAATACAGCATCAGGGACAGCAAATGTCGAGGAAAGTAACGTTTATATGGCTCCTTGGACTATAGAATCGAATACTAATTCTTCAAGTGCAAGTATAAACGATGTCGTAATGGCTAATAGTGCGGAAGaggatatttcaaaaattattgcaGGTTGCTCGAATTCAAGTACCATGAAACTTTCTTCGCCAAACTACGTATTCGATCCAATTCAACGACGAGAAAATGCTACTCTTATACTTCAGCACATGTGCTCAAGTCCAGCTCTAAGACCGTATCTCTACCAATTGCTCAGTAGTAAAGACGCCCAGGGACAAACCCCATTTATGTTAGCTGTATATAGCCGCGCTTATGAGGCGGGACTTATAATACTTAACACAATACTAACACTCTCTGAGAAAGACACTGCTATGAAGGATGCAATGATTTTCCCACCAGGTTCTCCACCCGATCAGTCACCATTGCATGTAATATGTTATAACGACACTTGCTCTTTCACTTGGACTGGCGCAGATCATATAAATCAGAATATATTTGAATGCAAAACCTGTGGTCTTACGGATTCACTGTGCTGTTGCACAGAGTGTGCCAGAGTTTGTCATAAAGGACACGATTGTAAATTAAAACGCACATCGCCTACTGCTTACTGCGATTGTTGGGAGAAGTGTAAGTGTAAAGCACTAATAGCAGGCAATCAAAACAAACGATTCGCACTTCTCTGCAAGTTAGCATCCTGCACAGATCTCGTGACAAAGTTCAACTCTAAAGGCGAGTCTATATTGCTATTCCTAATACAAACAGTAGGACGTCAAGCTGTTGAACAGCGTCAATATAGGGCAAATGCTAGAGTACGCAATGTTGGAGGAAATGCTGGAACCTCTAGCAATGGAAGCACATCAGCACGTAAGTCATCGACTTCTATAGATTTGGATGTCAATATGCCGGATCATGATCTCGAGCCACCAAAATTTGCGCGACGAGCTTTAGAGCGTTTGCTAATTGATTGGCATGCTGTTCGTGCAATGATAATGACTGGAGCGGAAAAATGCGAAAATACACCTCAACAACCACCAAATTCAATTGATGGTGCTAGTGCTGAAAACTATAACATTTACTTGCAAAATCAAAACGGGTCCACTTTACTCGATAAATTTACGCACAACATATTTGTCAAATGTTCATCCGATCATCTTGATACTTTGCTTATGACTCTTGTACGTGAAATGCAAAATGATTCTGTAGCTGATCGCATGGAGGATGCCGAGATTGTAGCTCGTCGTTTTGTGCGATCTGTAGCACGTGTATTTGTTATATTCAATATGGAAAAGTTTCCGAATCCCGAACGTCGCAAATCATTGTCAATGCCACACAAGCACATCCAAAGTTGCGTAAAAGTATTTCAGACATTGCACAAACTTGCCATTCAGGAATTGTGCGAAGTATCAGAAGCCCTCATTGCACCAGTGCGATTAGGTGTTGTGCGACCAACTGCTCCTTTTATATCGTCTTCGAATATGGAT aaTTCTGATGACTTGTTTAGTGTGGAACCATTAGCTCCGTCATCGACCGTCGAATCAGTTATCGAAACATCTGCAGTCCATGAAGCAAACAGTGAGCAAGCAGCAGGATTCAATTTCCAACCGAACTATGGCATTGATGGGATTGGTATTATCG CTTTGCGCGATGCATCTGAAAGTGAAGAAACTCCTAATAGAGAGGTTGGAGCTAACAATCAAGATGAGGATATTTTAGAAGCAAGTCGTAATGAAGAAGGAATTCAAGATGACGAAAGTGATAACGAATATACGTTTAATGAACCGGAAACTGAGTCAGATTCAGACGATAATCAAAGTAATCAAGATGCACAAAGAAGTGTACAAACCGGTGCTACAGTTGGATCTGAAACAG ACGAATCAGGTGACTCGTCGCCTCAAGAAGAAGAGGGTTCCGAAGATGGGGAAACAGATGATCATGACGATGATGAATTTACTTATGCCGATCATCAGTTAGAACGTCGTAGCGCTAACTCTAATAATCGTAGTGATTTAGCTCCACAATCAATGCAATGGGCAATACGAAGTCGCGACACAGCCCGGTCTTCTGTTCGAATGCCAGCAGGTTCCAGTTTAGTGTTTATAGATCCAATGGCATTGCGCCGTTCCACGGTACCAGCAAGTACGGCCGTAGCAGCACCTCCACAAGAACAGCATACTATGGCAACAACATCCAGCAATTTAGCACGTGCATTTGGAATAATAGTACGTCAAATTTCTGAACTCTTGAGTAGTTTGGCGTATAATATTATGAATGAAATTGAAACCTCCTTGAAGATTCAACCCGAAGAAGCCACACAATTGCAG gaatttgtggaaaaatgtttaaaacctaCCTGGGATTGGATGTTTTCTGTAATGGATAGCACTGAAGCTCAACTCAAGTTTGGAGCATATTTAACTAATTATACCGATCCTACACATCCTCTTCATCCATTAAATTTGACTGCACAGAATAACacaaatcaacaaaataatagCGGAAGCAGTACTGCATCTTCTGTAGGGATTAATATCATgg CTTCAACCTCTCGGCGAGACTTTTTCACATACTGCTTGTCTCTCATGAGAGCTCATACGTCCGAACACCGTGATGCTCTTCCGGTTTTGGATATAACAGCGTTGCGTCATATTGCTTACGTATTGGAtggatttatttattatatgcgAAATGATACAAATTTCTATGAGAAAAATGAAGGAATACAAAGTAGCTCCCTTCATGCAAATGAAAATGATGATACTGACGATGAACTGTCAAATATAACAAGTGACGATCCGTATGGAGATGTTGGGGGAGCAGGTTCATCGCTTAATGTTGCAGGATCATCGGGAACATCCAGACGTCATGTATTTTTCGCAAGATCTGATTCAACCTTGAGTCTCGGTTGCTTAGCTCCTGATGGATTTGATTTGCCACTTGATGTCGCTATACCATTGGCTGACAAACCTCATCTTTTGCAACCAAATTCTAAAAGACAGGACTTGTTTGCCAATCTACCTTTAATTGTGTCACCTACAGAAAATATGGCTCATTCTAGTGGCGAATCATCGTCAAATACACTTGACTATCCTCCAACGAAACTAGGATTTTCCTCGTACAGTTCTCGCCGAGCTGCTCAGAGTTCTCCAAATACGTCTATGGAAATCATTAACACAATGGAGGATGATGACATTGAAGATGATAATGACGATGTCCACAATGTAAATCAGTTACCTAAAGCGTCATGTTCGGCGAGTTTTCGCGTTATTTCGGATTCATCGTCAGGTACGGGTTCTCTTGAGTCCAACACTGGTGTAGGAGGAAATGTTTACttgcaattaaaaaagaaacaatatgcAGACGATCCTAAATCGTTGCCAGAGAATCAAGAAAAATTGGATGATCAAGATAATATGGATGTAGACAGTGGCAGTGTTAATGATATAATTGAAAAAACACAGACCGATCATTCAAACGCGACCCAGACTGGTGTTATTGCTACAAGGCCCGATGTTATAATAGTGCCCCAAAAAACACTACGTGGCAATGAATCCGATTTAATGTTACAATCAAGCAGCACAGGATTTTCGTCATCGTCATCAATGGTTCGAAGTGTTATAGTACGAGCTGGTGGTGGAAGTAATTCCTCATTAAAAACTCAAGACGAAGCGTCTACTTCTCAAAAATCTAAAATGCCATTCTTATCAATAGATGATTCAGCGAAAAATATGATAATGGGTCGTTCGGCAAGAATAACATCATTCATGTTCCCCGCTCGAGGTCAACACTTCTGCCAGAAGTTCGATTCAAACGATTCATCTCCCTCGTGGAACTTTTTGCTCGGTCGTTGGAAACTTACTCTAGATCTATTTGGGAGAGTCTTCATGGATGATGTGGGCATGGAACATGGTTCGGTTTTACCTGAGCTACGTGGTTTTCCTGTAAAAGAAATGCGATTCAGACGTCATATGGAAAAACTACGTAATGGACAACAACGAGATTTAATCTTTTGTAAATTGGAACGCAATCGTGATAGTTTAATAATTCAAACATTCAAGGAATTAAATACTCAATTTGGCAGTCAGAACAGAAGAGTTCATCCTCCGTTAACATTTAATCGAGTCAAAGTGACATTCAAAGATGAGCCTGGTGAAGGCTCTGGAGTTGCGCGTAGTTTTTACACTTCCATATCGGAGGCTCTTCTAGCTAGTTCGAAAATGCCAAATTTAGAATCTGTGCAAAGTGGAAATATAAGCGGCAAGTACGGTGTTCCCTTTTCAAGTATTTTACGCAACCGTGGAGCATCAAGTCGTGATGGTCCCACATTACAAAGGCGTGGTACTGGTAGCAAGATTCTATGGCGTACAGCTCGTGAGAGAAAAGCTCTAAATTATGAAGCTAGACCCTATATTCCTGTATCGAATAATTcag ATATTTCTGGGGATAATCCTAATGAACACTTGTCAATGCATTTACAGCAGCTTGGAGAGCGTCTCTATCCAAAG ATCTATTCCTTGAATACTGCAAATGCTTCCAAAATAACCGGTATGCTATTGGAAATTCCAACCCCTCAACTACTATCGATCTTGTCATCGGAAGAAATGTTGCGTCAAAAAGTAAATGAAGCTCTGGATATTATAGCATTTAAACAAAAGTCAGAATCAAGCAGCTCATCATCCTCAGCTGCTCAGTCGAAAAAAATGAATCCGGTTGTGCTACTGGAGCCATGTCACGTAGAAGACAACGATCCACTTTTCTATATGCCAGGAAAACGAGGTTTTTATACTCCCCGTCAAGGTTATGGCTCATTTGAACGGATAAATGCATTCAGAAATATTGGAAG ACTTATTGGACTTTGTCTACTACAGAATGAATTGTTACCATTATTCTTGCAACGAcatgtattaaaatatattcttggtcgaaaaattaaatttcacgaTTTGGCATTTTTCGATCCATTTATATATGAGTCATTTAGACAACTCATTCAAAATTCTCAGACCGAAGATGGTGAAGAGGCTATAATAAGAATGGAGCTATTTTTTGT GATCGATTTAATGAAGGAAGAAGGCGGTGGAAGTGTTGAGTTAATACCAGGAGGTAGGGAAGTTCAAGTCACATCGCAAAATTTGTTTGACTATATCAGACGCTACACGGAATATAGATTAATAAAAGCCCAAGAAAAAGCGCTAGAG GCCATCCGAGATGGAGTTTTCGACGTTTTGCCAGATAATTGCATGCAGAGTTTGACAGCGGAGGATTTGCGTTTGCTCTTGAATGGCGTCGGAGACATTAATGTTACAACACTGATATCATATACAACATTTAATGATGAATCGAGTGAGGGTTCGgataaacttttgaaatttaaacgCTGGTTCTGGAGTATTGTCGAGAAAATGAACACATTGGAACGACAGGATTTG GTCTACTTTTGGACGGGATCTCCTGCTTTGCCGGCTTCTGAAGAAGGTTTTCAACCCTTGCCATCTGTTACAATACGACCAGCGGATGATACCCATTTGCCAACAGCAAACACATGTATATCCAGACTATATATACCCCTCTATTCAAGCAAGTCAATATTGCGTAGCAAGTTGCTATTGGCTATAAAATCCAAGAACTTTGGTTTTGTATAA